DNA sequence from the Thermus sp. LT1-2-5 genome:
TGGCCCAAAGCCCGGATGCGGTAGGCGCTGCCCGGGGGCAGGTAGAGCAGGCTGGGCGGCCCGCTGAAGACGTCCCGGCGGGATAGCTCAAAGGCCTGGCCCTCCACCTCCACCCGTACCCGGCCCGAGAGGGGTACCAGGGCCAGCTCGAGCCCCCCGCTCCCCCCCTCCTCCACCTCGCCGGGCCCCAGGGCCAGCACCCAGAAGGAGAGGTAGCGCCAGTCGCCCTGGGGCCGCACCTCCACCCGCATCCGGCCCGGCCGGGGATTGAGCTGGTTCATACCACCTCCTGCAGGAGCACCACCCGGCCCTCCTTCAGGCTTCGGGTGGCGGCCAGGGCCACCCGCAGGACCTCCAGGGCGTCCAGGGGCCCAGGGCTGGGGGGGTGGCCCTCCCGCAGGGCCTGGAAGAAGACCGTAAGCTCCAGCCGGTAGGCCTCCTTGAAGCGGTCCATGAAGAAGTGGTAGTGGTCGGCCTGCACCCCCTGACCGTAGCGCCACAGGGGGGTCTTGGGGGTGGCGTCCATTACCAGCTTGCCTTTGGCCCCAAAGACCTCGGTGCGCACGTCGTAGCCGTAGACCGCCCGCTGGAGTTCTGAATCACCCCCAGCGCGCCGTTGGCGAAGCGCAGGCTCAGGTTGGTGGTGTCCACATCGCCCATCTCGCCAATCCGGGGATCCACCCGCACCGCCCCCCAGGCGTGCACTGCCTCCACCTCGCCCACCAGGTAGCGGGCGCAGTCAATGTCGTGGATGGCCTGGTCCACGAAGATGCCCCCCGAGGTCTTGAGGTAGTCCAACGGGGCCGGGGCCGGGTCGCGCATCACCGCGATGAACTGCTCCACCGGGCCAATCTCCCCGGCCTCAATCCGGCGCTTGGCCTCCAGATAGGCCGGGTCGTAGCGGCGCTGGAAGCCCACCTGGCAGGGCACCCCCGCGCGCTCCACCGCCGCCACCACCTGCCGCCCGGCCTCCAGGCTCTCGGCGATGGGCTTCTCCACAAAGATGGCCTTGCCCGCCCCCGCCGCGGCCTCCACCACCTCGGCGTGGGTGGGGTAGGGGTGGTGATGACCACCGCGTCTATCTCGGGCCGGAAGGCGTCCTCGAGGTGGGTGCTGGGCTCGGCCCCAAGCTCGGCGGCCACCCGCTCGGCGTTCTGGGCCAGAGTGTCCACCACCCGCACCACCCGGCACTCGGATAGGCCCGCGAGCACTCGGGCGTGGGCGTGGCCCATCCGGCCGGCCCCAATCATGGCAATCTGCAGGGGTCTCATGGGTCTTCAGTTGGGTTTGTGCAGGTCCTCGGCCACCCGCTGCTCCACCTGGGCCGCGGCGCTGGGGTCTTTTTTGGCGATGAGCTCGAGCTCCACCGACAAGGCTTCCAGCTCCTCCCCCCGGCCATCATCTGCAAAAGCTGTTCGCGGGTGACCTCAGCCTTCTTGAAGGTGCCGTAGCTTCGGCCCCGGTTGAGCACGGTGAAGGTGTCCCCCACCGCCCAGGCGTGGTGGACGTTGTGGGTGATGAAGATCACCCCCAGGCCGCGGGCTTTAGCCTGAACGATGTACTTGAGCACCACAGCAGCTTCCTTCACCCCCAGGGCCGAGGTGGGCTCGTCCAGGATGAGCACCTTGGCCCCGAAGTAGACCGCCCGGGCGATGGCCACCGACTGCCGCTCGCCCCCCGACAAGGTGCCCACCGGCTGGTCGGGGTCGCGGATGTCAATGCCGATTTTGCGCAGCTCCTCCCGCGCCACCCGCGCCGCGAAAGCCGCGTCGTAGAGGGTGAGGGGCCCCCAGCGCCGCTTGGGCTCCCGGCCCAGGAAGAAGTTGCGGCTGATGCTCATCAGGGGCAGCATGGCCAGGTCTTGGTAGACGGTGGCGATGCCCCTGTCCAGGGCGTCGCGGGGTGAGCGAAAGACCACCGGCTTCCCCTCCATCAGAATCTGGCCTTCCGAAGGGGTATGCACCCCTGAGAGGGCCTTGATGAGGGTGCTCTTGCCCGCCCCGTTATCCCCCAGAAGGCAGTACACCTCGCCCGCGTAAACCTTCATATCAATGTCCTTGAGGGCCACCACCGGCCCGAAGTACTTGCTCACCTTGCGCAGCTCAATCAAGGGGGTCATGCTCACCTCCGCACCTGCAAGAAGAGCCGGCGCAGGTAGTTGTTCAGGATTACCGCGCCCAGAATCATCCCTCCCACCATCACCTTGAACCAGTCCAGGTCAATGTTGGTGGGGCTTGCCTTGCAAACTCCACCCCGAGTCATCCATCCTAGAGCCCCAGGCAAGCGCGGCTTTCCCCGACGAGAACCAAGCCCCAAGGAGGTCCTCACCCACCGCCTTCCCCTGGCCCAGGAGGTGGAGGCTCACCTCCCGCCCCAAGACCCTGACCCCCCTTTTACCTCATGGACACCACCGGCCTGAGCTACCGGAGCAAGGACCCAATTCTGCGGTACCGCCGGGGGGCGGAGGCGCAGCGGGCGCGGGAGCATAGCCGGCTCTTCGCCCTGGTGCGGTGGGAGCGGGGGAGGAAGCTCCTCTGGCCCTTTGGGGGGAGTGTGGGGGCGGGGTACGCGCCGGACCCTGTCCTGGGGGCTTGGGCCTTGGGGAGGTTTCGTCCCCGTGGGGGAAGGTTGCTGGCGGACGCGGGGTTTGACGGGCGGGAGGTGTGGGAAAGGGTGGCGGAGCTGGGGCTTAGTCCCCAGATCCGGTTGCGGGGCGGGGGCGAGGTGCGGGAGGGGTTGCGGGCCTGGGGGCGGGAGGTGTGGGACCCTGGGGTGTACCGATTTCGTGGGGTGGTGGGGGGGGTGTTTGGGGGGATGAAGACGCGGCTTGGGGGTGGGTATCTCCTTGAGCGCACGCCCAAGACGGCGAGGGCGCGCGCGCTCTTGGAGCTTGCGGTCTATGCGCTGAGGGTTCTCCTTTCCCTTCTCCCTCCCCCGCCGGGGTACAAGGCGATTTACTAGGCAAGTTTACTAGGCAAGCCCAAGGGAGCACACCCCTTGCGGTCGGTCCAGGCCTGCGTCCCCAAGTCCACTCCGAGAGCCTTTGCCCCCTTCACACCTTCCTTCCCGTCAGTCCCTCTTCCCTTGCCAGCCTGGCCTGCGCTCCCTCCGCCGCCCAAAAGGTCAGTTCCCCTGGACTGAGCCCGCCTTCTCGGGCTACCCCCAGGGCAGTCGCCAGGTGCACGGCGACTTAGGCCCGAAGCGTGTGGCGGAAGGGAAGCAGATTGGCCTCGAGGAGGACGGCCGACTTTGCGACAGCCTGGCAGTACTGCAGAGGGCAGCCTCCTCCTGGAGGAGGAGCGAAGAATTTCCGCTTCTCACCTCGTCAAGGGCGTAGGCGTGTTACGCTAAGCGTGTATGCGCCTCACCGTCCATCTACCCGAGGACCTAGGCCGCCTCCTGCGGGAAGCCGCCGCCAACGAGGGCAAGTCCCTCAGCGCCCTCACCGCAGAGGCCCTCGCCTTCTACCTGCGGGACCGCCGGCGCACCGCCTTGGGGCGGAAGGTGTTGGAGCGGGCCGGACGGGTTTCCCTCACCGAGGAAGTCCACCGCCTCCTGGAGGAGGGGCGGCGTGACCGCCCTTGATACAGGGTTCTTCCTGCGCCTCCTCGAGGGCCACCCCGTGGCGGTGCGGGTGTGAACTGAGCTGGTGGAGGGAGCGGAAGGCGTGGCCTCGGGTCTAAGTCTGATAGAGCTCCTCCGCCTTGCCCTCAAAGGGGCCCTTCCCAAAAAGGACGTCAACCTCCTCTTGCAGGCCATCCCGGCGGTGTGCCGGGTGGTCTGGCCCGACGGGCGGATCGGGGAGCGGGCGGCCCGCCTCTCCCATGGCCTCTCCCTACCCTTGGTGGACGCCCTGATCCTGGCCACGGCCCTGGAGGCGGGAGCCCGGGTGCTCTACACCACGGACGCCCACCTCGAGGCCTATCAGGGCCGACTCCGAGTGGCGCGCCTCTAGCTTCGGGAAGGCCAAGGAAGAAGCTCCCCCAGCCTTAGGGCCACCTCCCCCACCCACTTCCAGCCCCCCGACCTCCACCAGAAATGCGGATGACGGCCAGGGGTGTGGCGGCCTTGGGAACCCCCCTCCGCTTTGCGCTTTCCGCCAGAGCCAGCAGGTATGCTTCTCGCCCATCCACCTCCACCACCCCGGCCGGGATAGTCTCCCATTCCAGGGCGAGGGCGGCCCGGTAGCGCAGCCCGCCGACCACAATCTCATACTTCTCATCCCCCTTGGAGCGCACCAGGATGGGATGGATAAGGCCATACTGCCGCATGGAACGCACCAGATCAGGGATGCTTTCCGCGTCTTCCTGAGGACGAGCCTGCTACGTTTTCGGCACAATAGAGGAAAGCGGAAGATCCAAAGCTTCTCTCTTCACGCCACTACCATAGAAGCTACGAGCAAAGCCAGAAAAAATGGCCTAGGTCTTGTTGTTAAGCCGGTAACTGGACTTATGCAGAACATGCGACGCTTAGATAAGCGAAGCTCCCTCTAGAACGATAAGATAATCGCCCTCTGGAGAAAACGGGATTGGGGCCTCGAGGCCTCACGGCAAAGGAAGTCCCCCTTCTATAGCGGCAGTCCTATCCCCACGCCTGGTCAGAACTTAGTAGGAAGGGTCGGAGCCCGGCGTCTAAGCAAATCTTGGGCAAGGTCTTGGCTTTAAAGGAAGACACGGAAGGCTAGCCTTTAAAAAAGATGCTCTACCCAGAGGGACTTCCGGTACAGAGCGGGGATGTCCCCAGTATTCGGGTCTGAAGGCCGACTATTTGCTTGAACCTCGCCTCTACCCTCTGGAGCCTTTTCGGTAAACCCGACCACTTGGGGAGTGCGTTTGCAGTATTGCGCGACTTAATCCTCGCATCCACCCCAAACTTGCGCCTCGCTATAAGGCTCTACCAAATCTCATGGTCCCTCTCGCGCTGACGAACACAAAAGCACCGGGCCTCCCCCCAAAGCCGCTTGACCCGTGGGGCCTAGTCCGCCATCAGGGGCAGGCCACGGCCCGGTTAGCCTCGATATGAAGCTCCGTGGGAAGCTCAACCCTCACACCGTTCACCTCCAGAAGCTCGGGGACCATCCCCGCCAGCTTGGCCCACGGCTCCTCCAAGGTCCCCCCCTCTGTGGCAAGCCCCGGCACCTCCGGGCTTTTCGCCACGTACACCCCAGCCTCCTCGTCCCAGAAAGCCTGCGCCCTGAGGATGCGTCTACCTGTAGGATTCTGCCTTCCTCGTCCTAGGAGGGGTGCCATGCCCCCAGTCCAGTGCCCACCCTCAGCAATCCTGGCTCTCCTGCGAAGCCCCCACCTGTAAGCTCCCCTAAAGCCCTTCGGTGGATGGCCCGCGAGGAAAAGGCGAAGGCCCTGGACAGGACTGGTGAGGAAGCAGGACCCCAGACCCCGGCTCCTGGTGGTACTGAACCTGGCCACCTTTGATCAGCCCCATAGAGGCTATCTTGAAAATGGGTCTACCTCCCCTCCTGGCTCAAGAAAGCCTTCCGCCCCTGGGCGGTGGCCGACGCTGCCTTCGGCACCCTTCGGGGCGCAATCGGGGCTTTGCCTTTCCCGCCTACGTCACCAGGGAAGCCAGGTGTACTCCCGGGGGTTGAACCTTCCCGTCTTCACGTCGTAGTACCGGATCCCACTTGCGGGAAGGACAGTAAGAGCGAACTTCCTCACGTTTCGGGACGTCGGCCTCCAGGCCTAATGGAGAAAAATGCCCCTGGGAGAGGCTCAAGCAACACCTTTCCCACCGTTTCTACCACCCGCTACCGTAGAATGTGCCAGTACAGCAAACAAGACACATGCCGCTTGGTCGGTAAACCCGGCCCAGAGCTAGCTTGCATCGGCGAACCTGGATGTTTTCGCCCAGTGGGAAAGGGAAAGGTGCCCAAGGAGTTTCCCTGGGCTTGTAGGAGACTTTTCCAGAGGGTGGGAGAGGAATGGGAGTGGGAGGGCAAGGGGGCAGGTGGATTCTGCGGTTGTACCGGCTTGCGGACGGGATATGGGAGAAGAGGACGAAGTCTTAGGCGAAGGGCGGCTATTCACGCAAGTGTAAGGACTATGCTGTAGGGAATTTTGGATTATGGCTCGTCTTTGTAGCCCGTAGCCAGGAAGTGGTCCTCCATTTGCAGAAGGCCGCTATCGTCGTGCAAAGCATAATGTCCCGTATCTTGGCGGATCCAAGGCAAACATGGGTGGCAACGTGGGTTATAATTACGAAGGATGGCAACGGCTGCCGGCTGGCCCACTTTATTCCGTCGGAGGCGGCTGGTTGGGAACCTATTTGCCGACCCTTAAAGTTTATTCTTCACATCTGCACTTACGGGGGTAGCTAGATATGGGAAAGATTACGAAACTGTCAATTCAAGGTTATCGCTCCATTAACGAACGAATTGAGATTCGGTTTCCGCTGAAGCAACCGGTCGTGCTGGTCGGGGAAAACAACGCTGGAAAATCCAACATTGTTAAAGCGCTTCAACTCGTGATGGGCCCGTCTTGGCCAGGAAGTTATGATCCAGCGGATCACGAATTTTTTGCCAGGGATAACTCCCGTCCCATCGAGATCGAGGTAGAATTCGATGATTCGGCATTGCTGGGTGGTAAATTTAAGCAGGTCAGGTGGCGTTACAACCCATCTGCGTCTGACCCGGTTTATTTCCGAGGCTTTGACTTGGATATTTATAATGGTAGCAAGGGTAACGGGCGAAATATCAGAAGTGAGGATCGTGATACGTGTATCTGTATGGTTGTCGAGGCAGAGCGCAGCCTCCAATACCACCTGAGTTACTCCTCAAAATGGACGCTTCTGAGCCGGCTCATGCATCGTTTCCACCGAGCCCTGTCTGGGAACCAAGCCGTCAAGGGCGAACTTGAGGATCTGTTCCGTCAAGTCAAATCTAAGTTCCATGAGATTCAGGAATTCAAAGGGTTCCTTGATGGGCTTCAACAAGAGTTGAGCGATTTATTCGGAAGCATGTCGCATCGGCTCGACGTTGACTTCGAAGCCTATAACCCGGTGAACTTCTTTCACGCGCTGCGTCTTCAAGCCGCCGAAGGGAATGAACCTCGCACGTTGGACGAGATGGGAACTGGCGAACAGCAAGTCTTGGCGCTTGCCTTCGCTTACGCATACGCGAAGGCTTTCCATGGAGGTATTATTCTGGTCATCGAAGAACCGGAAGCCCATCTGCACCCGCTCGCCCAGCAGTGGCTTGCTCGCCGCTTAAGGTCTCGTTGTGAGGAGGAACTTCAGATTGTCATCACAACGCACAGCCCGACCTTTCTTTCCATCGAAGGGCTTGAGGGGCTGGTTCTGGTTTACAAAGACAAAGGTGCAACGCATGTCCGTCAGATTACAAAACAGGAATTGGTGCAGCACTGCATTAACCATGGCGCTCCACGGGACCGGGTAACGAAGAGCAATATTCTCCCGTTTTACGCAGCGAGTGCTACAAGTGAAATTCTATCGGGATTCTTCGCACGGGTGGTTGTTCTGGTAGAAGGGCAGACCGAAGCCCTTGCGCTACCGATCCTCTTGCGGAAGGTGGGTTTGGACGTAGAAAAGGAAGGTATCGCGATTCTCAGCGTGGGAGGAAAAGGCAACCTCGGCAAGTGGTATCGCTTGTTCACAGCCTACGACATACCCTGCTATGTTGTGTTTGACAATGATAGTACAGACGATCGCCAGGCTGAGAAACGTCGGGACGCATTGCGGGCGATAGGTATGAAAGATGAACAACAGATAAAAAGCGTCATAGAGGAAGAGGGTTGGGAAATCTCAGATTCCTATACAGTCTTCGGCAAAGATTACGAAACAACAATGCGGGAGTACTTTGCGAAATATAACGAACTTGAGCAAAGAGCTCGAGAAGAAGAGGGGATAGATACCAAGCCTTTTGTTGCTCGTTGGGTGGCGGAGAAATTGTTGAAAGATAGTGGGGACAAGGGCTGGGACAAGTTAACCGTGATGGCTGAAAAGCTACGCTCAAAACTTGCACCACGCTCAAAACTCACAAGACTCGAGGACCCTGTATAAGCCCTCATCTCCCAGCTTCTGCCCCATTTGCTCCGTCCCTAGAGGAGGCCCCGGCAGCCGTAGCCCAAGGCGCCAGAGCTCCGGTAGGAAAACCTTCATCTTTAGGCTCGGAAAGTGAACCCGCGCTGGCTCTCACCCGGTAAGTTCGTTTCCCTCTGGCCCCGGCTTCAGCGGGTAGGTCTTTTTCGCAAAAGGTAACGCTAGCGAAAATGGCTCGCCGGAGAAAGCGGACATGCAAGCGTCAGCGCCATAGATCACTCCGCAAAAGCACGCCCTGGTCCCCGGGTCCACTGCTTGACAATTCTTGCCATGCAGGGAGGAGTGTGTGACGCTACTACGCTCGACCACCACAAAGAGGTTTCCACTAAAGTCGGCGGCTTGGCGCATTCCGAAGGCCGTCGCCCCAGACTCGTCTGTCGTTCCGCCTACAACTCAAGGAACCTGAGGGCGGAGAGGGGATGAAAGGACAAGGCCACCAAGGCCGCCTTCTTCCCCCATCACACCCTTGTAGTCCAAGAAGGATATTGGGTACCCCCGCAACACCGCCAGCACCTAAGCCCCCACCCCCCGCACCTGACACCCGTCTTCCTGCAAAAGGTCATCCTGCACCCAGAAGGAACCGTTTTCTAACCCCGCCGCCCTACCAGCAACTCCCCTCCCACAGGTTCGCTAGTGTAGTGCCTCCCACCCCCTTCCCCAAACTGTTCTCCAAAACCTCCCGGGGAGTCCTGTGCCCTAGCTCAGGGCAACCTATCTCAGTGGTACCGCGACCGCCCCGTCAGTACCTCCTTTAGCTCACTCTACCCGCTGGTGGATGCGGATAGCCCCCCTTGGGCAATCTGGAGAAGTCTGCTGGAAGCTGGGCGAGGAGAGGGAAATCCACGTCCTCCTCCCCTCACCCAGCGTTACCCCCAGGGTTAACGCTTTTGGAAGGACTTTCCCTTCCCCGCTAGGGAGTCAAGCCCAAGGAAAATTCCCCGGCGGCGACGAAACGACCATTCCCAAAAGCCAGGGAGGAGAAGTCTACCAAATAAGGAGCCGAGGAGGGTACCGGCAACCGAGCCCAATCTCCACCGCCCTGTTTCCGCAGAATTACCGGTATCAGCACCTCTTCCCCGTTCACCTCTCCGGAGAAGTGGCCCGTCACCAGGAAAATGTCCCGCTCAGGGTCGTGGGCAACAGCGTAAAGGTCAGCGTAGGTTAGCAAACCAGGGAGATTGGTCTCTTCTTCTAGCCAGGTTTCGCCGTCGTCTGAAACCAAGATGGTAGTGCGCTCGCCAACGGCCACAAAGCGCCCATTGGCAAAAACGATGTCGTTCAGATTGGCTTCCACTGCCGCATAGACCGCCTCCCAGGTCTCACCTTGGTCGGTTGAAATCCAGAAACGCCCGCCCTCTGAGGCGCCCACTAACTTGCCCTCACCGTAAGCGAGGGCATAAAAGTTGCCATCTATGGGTGAGTACTCCCGCTTCACCTGCCAAGAACACCCATCCTCAGAAGCCAATACTAGACCGCCTAGGCCCACCGCCACGAAGCGAGACCCCGTGTATACAGCAGCCGTTAGGTCCCAGTCAGGGGTTGCCCCCGGTGCTTGGGCGGGCAACCAGGTTTCACCGTCATTCGAGCAAAAAAGGGCACCATTATCGCCTACAGCCACGTAGCGGTTACCACCTCGAGCCAGCGCATTGACGGTGGCCGGGATCGTCGAACCTGAGAGGGTCCACTGGACCCCATCAGGGGAAAATGCGACGCGGGTAGAGGTTCCGTGGCCCTGTAGGAGAAGGAAAAAGCGGTCGCCAAGACGATAAACGGCGCGAGGACTGTCCCCTGGGGTAAAAATGCTGTCCCAATCCACGCCGTTTGGTGAGGCGAGCAACTGCCCAAACCTGGTTAAAGCCAAGAAGTGGTCCTTTACAAAAGCTACGGACGAAACTGTATCTGATGTCGGAAGCGATACCTCATTGAGATTTGTCCCGTCGTAGACGATCACCTTGCCGGGGTAAGCACTAGCGGCAACAAACCGCCCTACGCCGAAAACGACGGGGGAATAGACAGAGGTGACAGCATTCAACCTCTGCCAAGTTAACCCTTGGTCAGGCGAAACAAACATACCCCCGCGGCCGTTGATTACGAATTTTCCTTCCCCGAACGCGATGGAGTAAATGTCATCGGCACCGCTGAGTTGCTCGGCTGTCCACTGAATACCGTTTGTGGATCGCAAGACAGTCCCCGATTGCCCCACCGCCACAAAGGTCCCTGCTCCGTAGGCCACCCCTAAAAGATTCCGCGTGGTACCTGAGGCCCGATTAGACCATGTCTGGCCGTCTTCGGAGGTGTAAATGGTCCCCCCGGCCCCTACCGCCGCAAAGAGCCCCTTGTCTTCCGCAAAGGCTATGCCGCCAAGCCAGGCCGGCTGAGGCGAGAGCGACTTCTCCACCCAAGCCTGTCCGTCCTCAGATACGTAAAGGCGATTCCCGATGGCAACGAGTACTCCTCTTCCTTCGGTCACCGCA
Encoded proteins:
- a CDS encoding Gfo/Idh/MocA family oxidoreductase, producing MRDPAPAPLDYLKTSGGIFVDQAIHDIDCARYLVGEVEAVHAWGAVRVDPRIGEMGDVDTTNLSLRFANGALGVIQNSSGRSTATTCAPRSLGPKASW
- a CDS encoding Gfo/Idh/MocA family oxidoreductase, which codes for MDATPKTPLWRYGQGVQADHYHFFMDRFKEAYRLELTVFFQALREGHPPSPGPLDALEVLRVALAATRSLKEGRVVLLQEVV
- a CDS encoding ATP-binding cassette domain-containing protein, translating into MTPLIELRKVSKYFGPVVALKDIDMKVYAGEVYCLLGDNGAGKSTLIKALSGVHTPSEGQILMEGKPVVFRSPRDALDRGIATVYQDLAMLPLMSISRNFFLGREPKRRWGPLTLYDAAFAARVAREELRKIGIDIRDPDQPVGTLSGGERQSVAIARAVYFGAKVLILDEPTSALGVKEAAVVLKYIVQAKARGLGVIFITHNVHHAWAVGDTFTVLNRGRSYGTFKKAEVTREQLLQMMAGGRSWKPCRWSSSSSPKKTPAPRPRWSSGWPRTCTNPTEDP
- a CDS encoding PIN domain-containing protein, translating into MEGAEGVASGLSLIELLRLALKGALPKKDVNLLLQAIPAVCRVVWPDGRIGERAARLSHGLSLPLVDALILATALEAGARVLYTTDAHLEAYQGRLRVARL
- a CDS encoding ribbon-helix-helix protein, CopG family; the protein is MRLTVHLPEDLGRLLREAAANEGKSLSALTAEALAFYLRDRRRTALGRKVLERAGRVSLTEEVHRLLEEGRRDRP
- a CDS encoding DUF1902 domain-containing protein, which encodes MAPLLGRGRQNPTGRRILRAQAFWDEEAGVYVAKSPEVPGLATEGGTLEEPWAKLAGMVPELLEVNGVRVELPTELHIEANRAVACP
- a CDS encoding AAA family ATPase; the encoded protein is MGKITKLSIQGYRSINERIEIRFPLKQPVVLVGENNAGKSNIVKALQLVMGPSWPGSYDPADHEFFARDNSRPIEIEVEFDDSALLGGKFKQVRWRYNPSASDPVYFRGFDLDIYNGSKGNGRNIRSEDRDTCICMVVEAERSLQYHLSYSSKWTLLSRLMHRFHRALSGNQAVKGELEDLFRQVKSKFHEIQEFKGFLDGLQQELSDLFGSMSHRLDVDFEAYNPVNFFHALRLQAAEGNEPRTLDEMGTGEQQVLALAFAYAYAKAFHGGIILVIEEPEAHLHPLAQQWLARRLRSRCEEELQIVITTHSPTFLSIEGLEGLVLVYKDKGATHVRQITKQELVQHCINHGAPRDRVTKSNILPFYAASATSEILSGFFARVVVLVEGQTEALALPILLRKVGLDVEKEGIAILSVGGKGNLGKWYRLFTAYDIPCYVVFDNDSTDDRQAEKRRDALRAIGMKDEQQIKSVIEEEGWEISDSYTVFGKDYETTMREYFAKYNELEQRAREEEGIDTKPFVARWVAEKLLKDSGDKGWDKLTVMAEKLRSKLAPRSKLTRLEDPV